CCGGCCAGGGGACTGGCTGACACCGACTTCCACGCAGTCGCGGGCTGGCTCGCCACCGTGGGCCACCCACCGGGCCGACCGACTACGCGGTGATGTCCGAACGGTCCTCTCTCCCCCGAGGGCCGAGGTACAGGAATGCTGCCGTGCCCGGCCGACCGGGCACGGCCCTCAGGGAATCGGAATGAAAGCAGGTTCGATACCCAACGCCGTGACGCCCTCGCGCACGACGCGGTCGAACTGCCTTAGCTCCGCCACGAGGGAGTCCCAGGTGACGGGTGAGGTCCGGAAGTCCGGAGCGAAAGCGGAGCCGATCCGCCAACCCCCGCGGGTATCCACGATGCGGATCAGCCCCTTCTCCGCCTGCATCGAGTCGAGTTCGAAGTCGTCGTGTCCGGCAGCCGGGCTCTGGAGCCACAGCGCCAAGTGGTACGCCAGCTCGGCCACCGGGAACTGCTCCTCGCGCCACAGCACCCGCTCGTTCTCCCGAACGGACAGCTCTGCCTCGATGTCGAGGAGCACTACCTCCAGGGGTGCCTCCTGCGGAGCGAGACCACGCCGCGGCAGATCCGACAGTCCGAAATTGCGGCAGACGAACCGCACCGGCCAGCCTCCATCATCCATCCCGAATGCGGGAATGGGCCGTTGGGATGAGCCCCGCCCGGATCCGGATCCGGTCAGTCCTGGGTGGTCCGCTTCTTGTGGAGGATGCTCAGGGCCGTGGCGCCGAGGACCAGGAGGCTGAGGCCGATGGCGGCGATCAGGGGGGTGGTGTCGGAGCCGCCGGTGGCGGCGAGGTCGGGGGTGGTGGGGACGTTGCCGGCGGTGACGGGGGTGGGGGCCGGGGCCGGTTCGTCGAGGGTCTGGGTCTTGGTGCCGACCGCGGCGCCCTGGGTCTTGCAGTCGAGGACGCCGGTGAAACGCTGGGCGCGGCCGTCGGGACCCACGAGGGTGAAGTCGTAGGCCTGGTCCTCCTGGAGGGGGATCGCGATGGTGCGGGTGGCACCCGCGGGGACGCTGTGGGCGGCGCCCATCAGGTCGAAGGTGTACGGCTGGTCGCCCTTGTTGGTCACGCGGATGTCCAGGGTGCCCTCGGCGCAGTTCTTCTCGGCGGACAGGGCCGGTATCGGGCCGTGCTCGCCCCAGGTGGCGACGGCGGTCGCGGAGACCGTGGACTCGCTGGAGCCGGCCAGGATCTGGGTCTGGCTGCGGCTGTCGGAGGTGAAGGCGCGGCCGACCGGCACGGTGGTGGAGGCCTGGACGGTCAGTTCGGCGGAGCCCGCCGCGGCGTCCGGGGTCCGGGGGGTGCCGTCGGTGCTCTCGGCCGAGTCGGTGGCGTCGGTGGTGCCCGTGGGGCTCTTGGGGATGTCGAAGTAGAGGGGGGTGCCGTTCTTCGCGGTGGTGACCGGCTTGCCGTCCTTGCCGACGATCCGTACTCCGCCGGCGTCGGCGGGGGGCGACACCGTCACGCTGCTCGCGCCGGTGCGCACGGTGACCGGGCCCAGCCGTCCGCCGGGGCGGCCGGAGACGGCGGGCGGGTCCAGGCTGAGCGAGGCGCTCGGTTCCGCCTCGTCGCGGGCGCTGCGCTGGAGGTAGTCGGCGAGCTTCTCGGCGCGGGAGTCGACGGCGTCGACGCGGGCGCCGTCGGAGTAGCGCCAGATCGCCACCTGGGTGCCCGCCGCCGCGTCCTGCTCGGTGAGGTTCCTGACCCCGGCCTTGGCGGCGAGCGCCGCGAGGTCGTTCACCTGGGGGTAGGAGTGCGCCAGGATCCAGCGGATCTTCCCGGTGTTCTTGTTGGCGCCGAGGGAGGTGCCGCTCCAGGGAGTCTCCTGGTACTTGGCGTCCTTCTGCGTGGGGTTGTGGATGTCGACACAGTACGTCTGGAGCATGCCGCCGCCGTCCACGGCCATCTCGAACAGCCCCGCGGAGATCTGGTGGTTACCGCTCTCGTCGCGCAGGACGGCGGCACCGTACGTCTTCAGGCCGCCCATCGTGGCGGTGGCCCCGCCCTGGCTCTGCGGCCTGCCGTCGGCGGTCGCCGGGCCGGCGGTGGCCAGCACGGCGGCGACGGCGAGTCCGGACGCCAGCGTCGTGGCGGCGAGACGGGCCGCCCCTCGCCCGCGCGCGGACCGCGCAGAGTACGAAGCACACACAGAATTCCCCTCCGAGCAGGACCCGTTCACGTGGGGGTGCGGTCCCACCAGCAGAATCTCCAAGCCCATGAGCTACGTTCGGCATCCTAAGGACCCCTCGCACCGGCACTTGCTGTCAGGTCGTCAGGGGCCCGATCCGAATCGGAATCGTTATCGCCGCCACCGCCGACGAGCAGGGCTTATCGACAAATCAACCCGGCTCGCGGGCGGAGGGCGGGCCCGGACGGACCTCGGCGGGGCCGGGGGCCGCGGCCTGCCGTCATGC
The sequence above is drawn from the Streptomyces sp. SAT1 genome and encodes:
- a CDS encoding DUF7878 domain-containing protein encodes the protein MRFVCRNFGLSDLPRRGLAPQEAPLEVVLLDIEAELSVRENERVLWREEQFPVAELAYHLALWLQSPAAGHDDFELDSMQAEKGLIRIVDTRGGWRIGSAFAPDFRTSPVTWDSLVAELRQFDRVVREGVTALGIEPAFIPIP
- a CDS encoding Cys-Gln thioester bond-forming surface protein, which produces MCASYSARSARGRGAARLAATTLASGLAVAAVLATAGPATADGRPQSQGGATATMGGLKTYGAAVLRDESGNHQISAGLFEMAVDGGGMLQTYCVDIHNPTQKDAKYQETPWSGTSLGANKNTGKIRWILAHSYPQVNDLAALAAKAGVRNLTEQDAAAGTQVAIWRYSDGARVDAVDSRAEKLADYLQRSARDEAEPSASLSLDPPAVSGRPGGRLGPVTVRTGASSVTVSPPADAGGVRIVGKDGKPVTTAKNGTPLYFDIPKSPTGTTDATDSAESTDGTPRTPDAAAGSAELTVQASTTVPVGRAFTSDSRSQTQILAGSSESTVSATAVATWGEHGPIPALSAEKNCAEGTLDIRVTNKGDQPYTFDLMGAAHSVPAGATRTIAIPLQEDQAYDFTLVGPDGRAQRFTGVLDCKTQGAAVGTKTQTLDEPAPAPTPVTAGNVPTTPDLAATGGSDTTPLIAAIGLSLLVLGATALSILHKKRTTQD